In Zingiber officinale cultivar Zhangliang chromosome 6A, Zo_v1.1, whole genome shotgun sequence, a single genomic region encodes these proteins:
- the LOC121995998 gene encoding transcription factor MYB4-like, producing the protein MVRAPCCEKMGQNKGPWTPEEDKVLVDYIQRYGHGNWRALPKLAGLLRCGKSCRLRWVNYLKPDIKRGNFTKEEEDTIIRLHQQLGNRWSAIAASLPGRTDNEIKNVWNTHLKKLMDPETARIEPTKKRRKKKGDSAMSVFADQSQISESSLDAREESSSSEIDERFWLDVLSISDGSESSMNSTMVELHPPTSNTTSSVAMALMNWNDNDDDMEFWRELSKGIGDWMEFSHV; encoded by the exons ATGGTGAGGGCTCCTTGCTGTGAGAAGATGGGCCAAAACAAGGGGCCATGGACGCCGGAGGAGGACAAGGTTTTGGTAGATTACATACAGAGATATGGCCATGGAAATTGGAGAGCCCTACCTAAACTAGCTG GGCTTTTGAGGTGCGGAAAGAGTTGCAGGCTCCGGTGGGTGAACTACCTGAAGCCGGATATCAAACgaggaaacttcaccaaggaggaagaagacacgATCATCAGATTGCACCAACAGCTAGGGAACAG GTGGTCAGCAATTGCTGCGAGTCTGCCTGGTAGAACAGACAACGAGATCAAGAACGTATGGAACACTCACTTGAAGAAGCTGATGGACCCTGAGACTGCACGGATAGAGCCgacgaagaagaggaggaagaagaaaggtgacTCAGCAATGTCAGTGTTTGCTGATCAATCTCAGATCAGCGAGAGCAGTCTGGATGCTAGAGAAGAAAGCTCTAGTTCTGAGATCGATGAGAGATTTTGGTTGGATGTGTTGTCGATTTCCGACGGCTCTGAGTCATCGATGAACTCAACGATGGTAGAACTCCACCCTCCGACTAGCAACACGACCAGTTCAGTTGCCATGGCACTGATGAATTGGAACGACAACGATGATGATATGGAATTTTGGCGAGAACTCTCCAAGGGGATTGGGGACTGGATGGAATTCTCACACGTTTAG